The proteins below come from a single Cetobacterium sp. ZOR0034 genomic window:
- a CDS encoding carbohydrate porin has product MKIKHLFTLLSAVIITGTAAQNTFAKEIVQSPEVVSTAYDVTALEDRIAKLEYNDQHPSFEFHGYARTGLLLNAERGLKKASTFPGPFDKKYVGRLGNEDNTYAELEFVKSFYMENGAWAKFHAMLVSDSGSYSDNSGSGNDGWGDSSIQARQVYVEMGNLPTFTGAFKDSTVWAGKRYYNRRDIHITDYYYTDLSGTGLGVDNIALGEGKLGFATVARNSSVGDDQDIVGLVTKYSIGNFEFDLVGAKSQDNEDENSSLAKNGFQGFAQYNLNSYYGLNGFSKFYGQIGSGIGATWGLGSLGNATGNYKKATSYRLGTWGLTNLNEKWDLFTTLYGQYDNKPEDRDLDLYKKNGFETAFVVRPVYKINNNFELQFEGGIGYTESNFSDDTDSNGTFYKLTFAPTLKLDSNQFWARPEIRAFVTYVGGETQDTANNKEKYNDDNIRVGVQAEVWF; this is encoded by the coding sequence ATGAAGATTAAACATTTATTCACACTTTTATCTGCAGTTATTATCACTGGTACAGCTGCACAGAATACTTTTGCAAAAGAAATTGTTCAAAGCCCAGAAGTTGTTTCAACAGCATACGATGTTACAGCTTTAGAAGACAGAATTGCTAAATTAGAATACAATGATCAACACCCTAGTTTTGAATTCCATGGATATGCTCGTACTGGTTTATTATTAAATGCTGAGAGAGGCTTAAAGAAAGCTTCAACTTTCCCAGGACCTTTTGATAAAAAATATGTTGGTAGACTTGGAAACGAAGATAACACTTATGCTGAATTAGAGTTTGTAAAAAGTTTTTATATGGAAAACGGAGCTTGGGCTAAATTCCATGCTATGCTAGTTTCTGATTCAGGTAGCTATTCTGATAACTCTGGTTCTGGAAATGATGGTTGGGGAGATTCATCTATTCAAGCTAGACAAGTTTATGTAGAGATGGGAAATCTTCCAACTTTTACAGGAGCATTTAAGGATTCTACAGTTTGGGCTGGTAAAAGATACTATAACAGAAGAGATATTCATATAACTGACTACTACTATACAGATTTATCAGGTACTGGATTAGGAGTTGACAACATTGCTCTTGGAGAAGGTAAATTAGGATTTGCAACAGTTGCAAGAAATTCTAGTGTAGGAGATGATCAAGATATAGTTGGTTTAGTTACAAAATACTCTATCGGTAACTTCGAGTTTGATCTAGTTGGAGCAAAATCTCAAGATAACGAAGATGAAAATTCTAGTTTAGCTAAAAATGGATTCCAAGGATTTGCACAATATAACTTAAATAGTTACTATGGTTTAAATGGTTTCTCTAAATTCTATGGTCAAATTGGTTCTGGAATTGGAGCTACTTGGGGACTTGGTTCTCTTGGAAATGCTACTGGAAACTATAAAAAAGCTACTTCATATAGACTTGGAACTTGGGGACTTACTAATTTAAACGAGAAATGGGATTTATTCACAACTTTATATGGTCAATATGATAATAAACCTGAAGATAGAGATCTTGATTTATATAAAAAGAATGGTTTTGAAACTGCTTTTGTAGTTAGACCTGTTTACAAAATAAATAATAACTTTGAACTTCAATTTGAAGGTGGAATAGGATATACTGAATCTAACTTCTCTGATGATACAGATTCTAACGGAACATTCTACAAATTAACTTTTGCCCCTACACTAAAACTTGATTCTAATCAATTCTGGGCTAGACCTGAAATTAGAGCATTTGTTACATATGTAGGTGGTGAAACTCAAGATACAGCAAATAACAAAGAAAAATATAATGATGACAACATCAGAGTTGGAGTTCAAGCTGAAGTTTGGTTCTAA
- a CDS encoding carbohydrate ABC transporter permease, producing the protein MSGKGRLVGKNTPYLFIAPAFIVMAIMVFYPLGYGFWLSLTNMSLRTFKNPGFVGLQNYIRVFQDPDVLATFIRTIIWTFVNVFFHVTIGLFLALLLNRKLPGKSILRVFLIIPWAMPQYIAALTWKGMFNQNFGAINLMLGWFGIQNLPWLSDPKLTFYAAIITNIWLGFPFMMMITLGGLQSIPAELYEAADIDGASPWSKFKDITLPLLKPTLTPAIILGTIWTFNMLNIIIILAGGYGNKETQILVTDVYRLAFNFYRYGFAAAYSVLIFIFLLIFSIIYVKKSNIFKEEIR; encoded by the coding sequence ATGAGTGGAAAAGGAAGACTAGTAGGTAAAAACACACCATATTTATTTATAGCACCAGCTTTTATTGTAATGGCAATAATGGTATTTTATCCACTAGGATATGGATTTTGGTTATCTTTAACTAATATGAGTTTAAGAACATTTAAAAACCCTGGATTTGTAGGCTTACAAAATTATATTAGAGTATTTCAAGATCCAGATGTTTTAGCAACATTTATAAGAACTATAATTTGGACTTTTGTAAACGTATTTTTTCATGTGACTATAGGATTATTTTTAGCTCTTTTACTAAATAGAAAGCTACCAGGAAAATCTATTCTGAGAGTATTTCTTATAATTCCATGGGCGATGCCTCAATATATAGCTGCTCTTACTTGGAAAGGTATGTTTAATCAAAATTTTGGAGCTATAAATCTAATGCTTGGATGGTTTGGAATTCAAAATTTACCTTGGTTAAGTGATCCTAAACTAACTTTTTATGCAGCTATAATAACAAATATATGGTTAGGGTTTCCATTTATGATGATGATAACATTGGGTGGACTTCAATCTATCCCGGCCGAACTTTATGAGGCAGCAGATATAGATGGAGCTAGTCCTTGGAGTAAATTTAAAGATATCACTTTGCCATTATTAAAACCGACATTAACTCCAGCAATAATTTTAGGAACAATTTGGACATTCAATATGCTAAACATAATAATAATTTTAGCAGGTGGATATGGAAATAAAGAGACTCAAATTTTAGTAACTGATGTTTATAGATTAGCATTTAATTTCTATAGATATGGCTTTGCAGCGGCATATTCGGTACTTATATTTATATTCTTATTGATTTTCTCTATTATCTACGTAAAGAAAAGCAATATTTTTAAGGAGGAAATCAGATGA
- a CDS encoding sugar ABC transporter permease, whose translation MIDKSIYFEKNDSWKKIIGIYFILILFCAITLYPLLNVLSVALRPGNQLFSTSLRIIPPDATLDNFRKALFETDLLIWLKNSLIISLLTAVIGVFISITAGYAFSRFSFWGRKVGMMTFLVTQMFPAPMLLLPMFIILVKLKLMNSFLGLLIPYVAVSVPFSVWMLKGYFDTIPKSLEESAYIDGCKVWQVMYKIVLPISTPALAITALFSFMTAWSEFVIARIILTSAEKLTLPVGLVNLQGSFSAEWGTYSAAALITSIPVVILFVSLSRYLVGGLTVGGVKE comes from the coding sequence ATGATAGATAAAAGTATATATTTTGAAAAAAATGATAGTTGGAAAAAGATAATAGGAATATATTTTATATTGATACTGTTTTGTGCAATAACTCTTTATCCTCTATTAAATGTTTTGTCGGTAGCTCTAAGACCTGGGAATCAACTGTTTTCAACAAGTTTAAGAATAATACCGCCAGATGCAACATTAGATAATTTTAGAAAAGCTTTATTTGAAACGGACTTATTGATTTGGTTAAAAAATTCATTGATTATATCTTTATTGACAGCAGTAATTGGAGTATTTATATCAATAACAGCAGGATATGCTTTTTCAAGATTTTCGTTTTGGGGAAGAAAGGTTGGGATGATGACATTTCTAGTAACACAGATGTTTCCAGCACCGATGTTACTATTACCTATGTTTATAATTTTAGTAAAATTAAAACTAATGAATAGTTTTTTAGGATTATTAATACCTTATGTAGCAGTATCAGTTCCCTTTTCTGTATGGATGTTAAAGGGGTATTTTGATACAATTCCAAAGTCTTTGGAAGAAAGTGCTTATATTGATGGTTGCAAAGTATGGCAGGTTATGTATAAAATAGTATTACCTATTTCAACACCGGCACTTGCAATAACAGCGTTATTTTCATTTATGACAGCTTGGTCGGAGTTTGTAATAGCTAGAATAATATTAACATCAGCAGAGAAATTAACTCTTCCAGTTGGATTAGTAAATCTTCAAGGATCATTTAGCGCAGAGTGGGGAACATATTCAGCAGCAGCATTGATAACAAGCATACCTGTAGTAATACTATTTGTCAGCTTATCAAGATATCTTGTAGGAGGTTTAACTGTAGGGGGAGTTAAAGAATAG
- a CDS encoding extracellular solute-binding protein: MVRNMFRKSMLVFAAGMLLSTMASGKTTEITLWEQMEPAVRPTYLKLVDEFMKKNPDVKVNVVHYSVEDLRTQFQNASLAGQGPDIVYGPNDNIGIFMVSDLIKPIGKVVSKDLIAKFNDGALKSGMYNDEVYLLPEFLGNQIALLYNKKLVKNAPKTWDEFLEVAKANTAVDAKDKANSKYGFLYNEKEPFWFVGFYAGFGGEIFDKSNNPTLDNEAMVNALTFVKDVRAKYGLGEAGMDYDIASQLFKQEKAAMILNGAWSWKEYEDAGIDLGVAPMPIPSKHGYALFTNASKGYSLSENTSDSKGEALNKFFDYIFSPEVNAEIAINQSQAPGIEAARNLPAVKNDKLMQDSIATIEHTVPMPVIPEMRAIWDAIRPNLEAVINGKMTPQDAAKKMQKDAVDGIKTIKGE; encoded by the coding sequence ATGGTAAGAAACATGTTTAGAAAATCGATGTTGGTATTCGCAGCAGGGATGTTACTATCAACAATGGCTTCAGGAAAAACTACAGAGATAACTTTGTGGGAACAAATGGAGCCAGCAGTTAGACCTACTTATTTAAAATTAGTTGATGAGTTTATGAAAAAGAATCCAGATGTAAAAGTAAATGTAGTACACTATTCAGTTGAAGATTTAAGAACACAATTTCAAAATGCTTCTTTAGCAGGACAAGGACCAGATATTGTTTATGGACCAAATGATAATATTGGAATATTTATGGTTTCAGATTTAATTAAACCTATTGGTAAAGTTGTATCAAAAGATTTAATAGCGAAATTTAATGATGGAGCTTTAAAAAGTGGAATGTATAATGATGAAGTTTATTTATTGCCAGAATTTTTAGGAAATCAGATAGCACTTTTATATAATAAGAAATTAGTAAAAAATGCTCCTAAAACATGGGATGAGTTTTTAGAAGTTGCAAAGGCAAACACAGCTGTAGATGCAAAAGATAAAGCTAATTCAAAATATGGATTCCTGTATAATGAGAAAGAACCATTCTGGTTTGTAGGATTCTACGCTGGATTTGGAGGAGAAATTTTTGATAAAAGTAATAATCCGACTTTAGATAATGAGGCTATGGTAAATGCTTTAACTTTTGTTAAAGATGTAAGAGCGAAGTATGGATTAGGTGAAGCTGGAATGGATTATGATATAGCTTCTCAACTATTTAAACAAGAAAAAGCAGCTATGATTTTAAATGGGGCTTGGTCTTGGAAAGAGTATGAGGATGCAGGAATTGACTTAGGAGTTGCTCCAATGCCGATTCCATCAAAGCATGGTTATGCGCTGTTTACAAATGCTTCTAAAGGTTACTCATTATCTGAAAATACTTCTGATTCAAAAGGAGAAGCTTTAAATAAATTCTTTGACTATATATTCTCTCCAGAAGTTAATGCTGAAATTGCAATAAATCAATCTCAAGCACCAGGGATAGAAGCAGCTAGAAACTTACCAGCAGTTAAAAATGATAAGCTTATGCAAGATTCAATAGCAACGATTGAACATACAGTTCCAATGCCTGTAATTCCAGAGATGAGAGCGATTTGGGATGCAATAAGACCAAATTTAGAGGCTGTTATAAATGGAAAGATGACACCACAAGATGCTGCTAAAAAAATGCAAAAAGATGCAGTAGATGGAATAAAAACTATAAAAGGTGAATAA
- a CDS encoding TrmB family transcriptional regulator has product MVENEKILENLEKVGFGRKEAEVFLELIKNPGTNGSQIAKTLGYPRTTVYQNLDILQKKGYINSYLDKEITFYKTMDLNEIFENYKKNVESATKFLKDELNKVGVSGKQKQFYNLNSFDDIKDRFKTILKRAEKVVYINTNLDLFEFEKDFKKLKEKGVRIILFSFNKTDYANLGIEAYIRESFNLNVTDSEKRIMVAIDSTAAIIGSNYEGEFCGTYSENKLLVNIVTEHIKNDIHLMKLENQFGHNINKIITLDF; this is encoded by the coding sequence TTGGTAGAAAATGAAAAGATTTTAGAAAATTTAGAAAAGGTTGGTTTCGGAAGAAAGGAAGCAGAGGTTTTTTTAGAGTTGATAAAAAACCCAGGAACAAATGGTTCTCAAATAGCCAAAACTTTAGGTTATCCAAGAACAACAGTTTATCAAAATTTAGATATCTTACAAAAAAAAGGATATATAAATTCATATTTGGATAAAGAGATAACTTTTTATAAAACAATGGATTTGAATGAGATATTTGAAAACTATAAAAAAAATGTGGAAAGTGCTACAAAATTTTTAAAAGATGAATTAAATAAAGTTGGAGTAAGTGGAAAACAAAAACAATTTTATAACTTAAACTCTTTTGATGATATAAAAGATAGGTTTAAAACAATTTTAAAAAGAGCAGAGAAAGTTGTTTATATAAATACGAATTTGGATCTATTTGAATTTGAAAAAGATTTTAAAAAATTAAAAGAAAAAGGAGTTAGAATTATACTTTTCAGTTTTAATAAAACTGATTATGCGAATCTTGGGATTGAAGCTTATATAAGAGAGAGTTTTAATTTGAATGTGACTGATTCGGAAAAAAGAATAATGGTTGCAATAGATTCGACGGCAGCAATAATAGGAAGTAATTATGAAGGGGAGTTCTGTGGGACATATTCAGAGAATAAACTGCTTGTAAATATTGTAACAGAGCATATAAAAAATGATATCCACTTGATGAAATTAGAAAATCAATTTGGACATAATATCAATAAAATAATAACTTTAGATTTTTAA